In a single window of the uncultured Dysgonomonas sp. genome:
- the nrfH gene encoding cytochrome c nitrite reductase small subunit: MIKKFLSHIPNQFIVPLFVVGGIIVGLGGYSVYMSRAHSYLSDDPAACINCHIMTPYYQSWNHSSHAQWATCNDCHVPQDNIISKYAFKAKDGLYHAAVFTINGEPQVIRPRDESYGVIMDNCIRCHTQLNTEFVNTGMISYCDVQEGKGKACWDCHTQVPHSKISNLSSSPNAIVPLPASPVPEWLKKRMNKN; this comes from the coding sequence ATGATAAAAAAATTCCTGAGCCATATACCTAACCAGTTTATAGTACCTCTGTTTGTCGTAGGAGGTATTATAGTCGGATTGGGAGGATACTCAGTCTATATGTCGAGGGCTCACTCCTACCTTTCGGACGATCCCGCAGCATGTATCAACTGCCACATTATGACTCCATACTACCAGTCATGGAACCATAGTTCGCACGCGCAATGGGCTACTTGCAACGACTGCCACGTACCGCAGGACAACATAATCAGTAAATATGCATTTAAAGCAAAAGACGGGCTTTACCATGCCGCCGTATTTACCATAAATGGAGAACCACAGGTAATCCGTCCACGGGACGAGAGCTATGGGGTGATAATGGACAACTGCATCCGTTGCCACACGCAACTCAATACCGAATTTGTAAATACAGGTATGATTAGTTACTGCGATGTACAGGAAGGCAAAGGCAAAGCTTGCTGGGACTGCCACACACAAGTGCCCCATTCCAAGATAAGCAATTTGTCCTCTTCGCCTAACGCGATTGTTCCCCTACCCGCCTCACCCGTACCGGAGTGGCTGAAGAAGAGAATGAATAAAAACTGA
- the nrfA gene encoding ammonia-forming cytochrome c nitrite reductase, which translates to MVGVFALGILAASITERRAEIATLYNNKKIEITGINPHNEEWGINYPREYNTWKKTADMDFKSKHLGNMPEDVLESRPEMVVLWAGYAFSRDYSAPRGHMHAVEDVRNTLRTGCPENGEGDMQPGTCWTCKSPDVPRLMHEKGIENYYKAKWSNWGAEVVNPIGCADCHDPVTMNLTITRPALIEAFQRQGKDITQATPQEMRSLVCAQCHVEYYFTKDNKYLTFPWDGGMTVEAMEKYYDEAEFTDWTHALSKTPMLKAQHPDYEIFLLGPHAQRGLSCADCHMPYMSEGGIKYSNHQVMSPLKNVANTCQTCHRDSEENLKNYVYQYQDKALEIRDRIEQELSKAHIMAKTAWDKGADDKEMAASLKLLRQAQWRWDFAVASHGASFHAPVETQRILAHSLDKTMLAQLELQKVLFSHGVTDMQMPDISTKDKAQGYIGLDMKTLKDKKDNWIKTVVPQWLEKAKKEGKLTANI; encoded by the coding sequence ATGGTAGGAGTGTTTGCATTAGGCATCCTGGCTGCCTCCATAACAGAACGCCGTGCCGAAATAGCTACACTGTACAACAATAAAAAAATAGAGATAACCGGGATAAACCCTCACAATGAAGAATGGGGCATAAACTACCCGAGAGAGTATAATACGTGGAAAAAGACTGCCGATATGGATTTCAAAAGCAAGCATCTGGGCAATATGCCCGAAGATGTACTGGAATCGCGTCCCGAAATGGTAGTCCTATGGGCCGGATACGCTTTTTCGCGTGACTATTCCGCACCGCGCGGACATATGCATGCCGTCGAGGACGTACGCAATACGCTTCGTACAGGATGTCCCGAAAACGGAGAGGGCGATATGCAGCCGGGTACTTGCTGGACATGCAAAAGCCCCGATGTACCACGCCTGATGCACGAAAAAGGTATTGAGAACTATTATAAAGCCAAATGGAGTAATTGGGGTGCGGAGGTAGTAAACCCTATCGGCTGTGCAGACTGTCACGACCCTGTTACGATGAATCTGACAATTACCCGTCCGGCATTAATAGAAGCATTTCAACGTCAGGGAAAAGATATCACTCAGGCCACACCTCAGGAAATGCGGTCGCTGGTTTGCGCGCAATGCCATGTTGAATATTATTTTACAAAAGATAATAAATATCTGACATTCCCTTGGGATGGAGGCATGACTGTGGAAGCGATGGAGAAATATTACGACGAAGCAGAATTTACAGACTGGACACATGCCTTAAGTAAAACCCCTATGTTGAAAGCCCAACACCCGGATTATGAAATATTCCTGCTGGGACCTCATGCACAACGTGGCCTGTCATGTGCCGATTGCCATATGCCATACATGTCGGAAGGCGGTATAAAATACTCGAATCATCAGGTGATGAGCCCGTTGAAGAATGTAGCGAATACCTGCCAGACCTGTCACAGAGACAGTGAAGAGAACCTGAAAAACTATGTTTACCAATATCAGGATAAAGCATTGGAAATCCGCGACCGTATAGAACAGGAACTGTCGAAAGCCCATATCATGGCTAAAACAGCATGGGACAAAGGGGCAGACGACAAAGAAATGGCAGCTTCGCTCAAACTGCTTCGTCAGGCACAATGGCGCTGGGACTTCGCGGTAGCTTCTCACGGAGCGTCCTTCCATGCTCCGGTGGAAACTCAGCGTATACTGGCTCACAGCCTCGACAAAACAATGCTTGCCCAGCTTGAATTACAGAAAGTACTGTTCAGCCATGGAGTAACCGATATGCAGATGCCGGATATATCGACTAAAGATAAGGCGCAGGGATATATCGGCCTGGATATGAAGACGCTGAAAGATAAAAAAGACAACTGGATAAAAACAGTAGTTCCTCAATGGCTCGAAAAAGCTAAAAAAGAAGGAAAATTAACAGCAAATATTTAA
- a CDS encoding Crp/Fnr family transcriptional regulator — protein sequence MEHNNYLTDQQINIIHKIPLFRGLNEDAKKTLLDKLDYTVTEISKGEIIIRQNTPCLHMYILLKGNLEVNIIDVSGNNVKVENLIGPRAFATPHLFDGNSVFPATFTVIEDGILFKATKESAFTLISSEPELLKNFLRLTGNCNACTVSRLRILSYKSIRSRFIYYLFEHKQSGTLSVMEHNQTQLAEYLSVTRPALANEIKRMADEGLLKVDGRNVELLSISSLLKYV from the coding sequence ATGGAGCACAATAATTACCTGACCGACCAACAAATCAATATCATCCACAAAATCCCTCTATTCAGGGGGCTGAATGAGGACGCGAAGAAGACTTTGTTAGATAAGTTGGATTATACTGTGACCGAAATATCCAAAGGCGAAATTATTATCCGTCAGAACACACCCTGCCTGCATATGTACATCTTGCTGAAAGGAAATCTCGAGGTAAATATCATTGATGTGTCGGGTAATAACGTCAAGGTGGAGAACCTTATAGGCCCACGAGCATTCGCCACCCCTCATCTGTTTGACGGAAATAGCGTATTCCCTGCTACCTTTACCGTTATAGAAGATGGTATTTTATTTAAGGCAACAAAAGAATCCGCATTTACGCTGATAAGTTCAGAGCCGGAACTCCTTAAAAACTTTTTGAGACTTACCGGAAACTGCAATGCCTGCACGGTAAGCAGATTACGGATCTTATCTTATAAGAGTATCAGAAGCCGCTTTATCTATTACCTGTTTGAACATAAACAGAGTGGCACATTATCTGTAATGGAACATAACCAGACTCAACTGGCCGAATACCTGAGTGTGACACGGCCGGCATTAGCCAATGAAATAAAAAGGATGGCCGACGAAGGTTTATTAAAGGTAGATGGCCGAAATGTGGAATTACTGTCTATTTCTTCTTTACTGAAATACGTCTGA
- the nrfH gene encoding cytochrome c nitrite reductase small subunit: MSHIPNQFIVPLFVVGGIIVGLGGYSVYMSRAHSYLSDDPAACINCHIMTPYYQSWNHSSHAQWATCNDCHVPQDNIISKYAFKAKDGLYHAAVFTINGEPQVIRPRDESYGVIMDNCIRCHTQLNTEFVNTGMISYCDVQEGKGKACWDCHTQVPHSKISNLSSSPNAIVPLPASPVPEWLKKRMNKN; the protein is encoded by the coding sequence CTGAGCCATATACCTAACCAGTTTATAGTACCTCTGTTTGTCGTAGGAGGTATTATAGTCGGATTGGGAGGATACTCAGTCTATATGTCGAGGGCTCACTCCTACCTTTCGGACGATCCCGCAGCATGTATCAACTGCCACATTATGACTCCATACTACCAGTCATGGAACCATAGTTCGCACGCGCAATGGGCTACTTGCAACGACTGCCACGTACCGCAGGACAACATAATCAGTAAATATGCATTTAAAGCAAAAGACGGGCTTTACCATGCCGCCGTATTTACCATAAATGGAGAACCACAGGTAATCCGTCCACGGGACGAGAGCTATGGGGTGATAATGGACAACTGCATCCGTTGCCACACGCAACTCAATACCGAATTTGTAAATACAGGTATGATTAGTTACTGCGATGTACAGGAAGGCAAAGGCAAAGCTTGCTGGGACTGCCACACACAAGTGCCCCATTCCAAGATAAGCAATTTGTCCTCTTCGCCTAACGCGATTGTTCCCCTACCCGCCTCACCCGTACCGGAGTGGCTGAAGAAGAGAATGAATAAAAACTGA
- the hcp gene encoding hydroxylamine reductase, which produces MDMFCFQCQETAKGTGCALMGVCGKTPEVSNIQDLLLFVTRGIAVYNNELRKEGKASSTADKFIVDAMFISITNANFDFEAIKEKVKEGLSLKAELSARQGNTSIVLPDECTWNGDESQFMDKALEVGVLRTKDEDIRSLKELTHYGLKGMAAYAEHAYNLDKTDDEIYMFMQRALAEITREDISVDELVALALETGKYGVQVMALLDAANTGRFGNPEITQVNIGVGKNPGILISGHDLRDIEELLQQTEGMGVDVYTHSEMLPAHYYPHLKKYKHLVGNYGGAWWQQKEDFESFNGPILFTTNCIVPPSKNATYRGRIFTTGASGLDGAKHIPERKGGKQKDFSEIIGMAKNCQAPKEIENGTIVGGFAHAQVMALADKVVDAVKSGAIKKFFVMAGCDGRMKGRNYYTDFAEALPNDTVILTAGCAKYRYNKLPLGDIGGIPRVLDAGQCNDSYSLAVIALKLKEVFGLEDINDLPIAFNIAWYEQKAVIVLLALLHLGVKNIHLGPTLPGFLSPNVAKVLVENFGIGGISSVEEDIEMFLAS; this is translated from the coding sequence ATGGACATGTTTTGTTTTCAATGTCAGGAGACAGCTAAAGGCACAGGTTGTGCATTAATGGGTGTGTGCGGTAAAACTCCGGAAGTTTCGAATATTCAGGATTTACTGTTGTTTGTAACCAGAGGAATCGCGGTATACAACAACGAGTTGAGAAAAGAAGGAAAGGCTTCATCTACAGCAGACAAGTTTATTGTCGACGCTATGTTTATCAGTATTACCAATGCTAACTTCGATTTTGAAGCAATAAAGGAGAAAGTAAAGGAAGGTTTATCACTGAAAGCCGAATTATCTGCCCGGCAGGGAAATACATCTATTGTTCTACCGGACGAATGTACATGGAATGGCGATGAATCCCAGTTCATGGACAAAGCGCTTGAAGTAGGAGTGTTGCGTACGAAAGATGAAGATATACGTTCGCTGAAGGAACTGACGCATTACGGGCTTAAAGGTATGGCAGCCTATGCAGAGCATGCTTATAATCTGGATAAGACGGATGATGAGATATACATGTTTATGCAGCGCGCATTAGCTGAAATTACTAGAGAGGATATTTCAGTAGACGAACTCGTTGCCTTGGCTCTCGAAACAGGTAAATATGGTGTACAGGTAATGGCACTACTGGATGCGGCCAATACCGGACGATTCGGGAATCCTGAAATCACACAGGTAAACATCGGTGTGGGAAAGAATCCGGGAATTCTTATCAGCGGGCACGACCTGAGGGATATTGAAGAACTTTTACAGCAGACCGAAGGTATGGGAGTAGATGTTTACACACATAGCGAGATGTTGCCGGCGCATTATTATCCGCATCTGAAAAAATATAAACATCTGGTCGGTAATTATGGCGGTGCATGGTGGCAACAAAAAGAAGACTTCGAGTCATTTAACGGACCAATCTTATTCACTACAAACTGTATCGTACCTCCTTCCAAAAACGCGACATACAGAGGGCGTATATTTACCACAGGTGCTTCAGGCCTTGATGGTGCAAAACATATACCGGAACGTAAAGGCGGGAAACAGAAAGACTTTTCGGAAATAATAGGAATGGCGAAAAACTGTCAGGCTCCGAAGGAAATCGAAAACGGAACAATCGTAGGTGGGTTTGCCCATGCACAGGTAATGGCATTAGCCGACAAGGTTGTAGATGCCGTAAAATCGGGCGCAATAAAGAAATTCTTTGTAATGGCAGGTTGTGACGGACGCATGAAAGGCCGTAATTATTATACTGACTTTGCAGAGGCATTGCCTAATGATACGGTTATTCTTACCGCCGGTTGTGCCAAATACCGTTACAATAAACTGCCATTGGGCGATATAGGCGGTATTCCGCGTGTATTGGATGCCGGACAGTGTAACGATAGTTATTCATTGGCAGTTATCGCACTCAAGCTGAAAGAAGTATTCGGGCTGGAGGATATTAATGACCTGCCTATCGCCTTCAATATAGCATGGTACGAGCAAAAAGCGGTGATAGTGTTACTTGCTCTGCTTCATCTGGGAGTGAAGAATATACATCTCGGACCAACTCTTCCGGGATTCCTTTCTCCGAATGTAGCGAAAGTATTGGTTGAGAATTTCGGAATCGGAGGTATCTCTTCTGTTGAGGAGGATATTGAAATGTTCCTTGCCAGCTAA
- a CDS encoding IS3 family transposase produces MKKSESLSRRKGSPSTQDWAQAIQGLRQKGHDLQTILRIHGMARSTFYYHISRINSTDKYADIRKRIVDIFEAHHKRYGYRRVYMQLLNEGYLINHKTVQKLMAEMHLKSKVRKVKYKSYKGEVGRIAPNVLNRDFKAEKPYRKWATDVTEFKIEGKKAYLSPIIDMFNGEIISYTISDSPDLKMVMDMIKKAQNKVNITGELILHSDQGYHYQHKQYQMTLKKNGIIQSMSRKGNCLDNAVMENFFGIMKSELLYLKKFKSISEFKKELTEYIEYYNNERIKLKLKGKSPVKYRTLYT; encoded by the coding sequence ATTAAAAAAAGTGAAAGCCTTAGTCGAAGAAAAGGAAGCCCGTCTACGCAAGATTGGGCGCAAGCCATCCAAGGACTAAGGCAGAAAGGTCATGATCTTCAAACAATACTGAGGATCCATGGGATGGCTCGCTCAACCTTCTATTATCATATATCCCGTATTAACAGCACAGACAAATATGCTGATATAAGAAAACGTATAGTTGATATTTTTGAAGCTCACCACAAACGTTATGGGTATCGTCGGGTGTATATGCAGCTCCTAAATGAGGGATATTTGATTAATCATAAGACGGTGCAAAAACTTATGGCAGAAATGCATCTGAAATCAAAAGTCCGTAAGGTAAAATATAAGTCATATAAAGGAGAAGTTGGCAGGATTGCTCCTAACGTACTTAATCGTGACTTTAAAGCTGAAAAGCCATACCGAAAATGGGCTACAGATGTTACTGAATTTAAAATTGAGGGTAAGAAGGCATATCTTTCTCCTATTATTGATATGTTCAATGGGGAAATCATATCTTATACCATATCCGACAGTCCTGATTTAAAGATGGTTATGGATATGATAAAAAAGGCTCAAAATAAAGTGAACATAACCGGCGAACTTATTTTGCACTCAGATCAGGGATATCATTATCAACATAAGCAATATCAGATGACACTTAAAAAGAATGGAATTATACAAAGCATGTCTCGCAAAGGTAATTGTTTGGATAACGCTGTTATGGAGAATTTCTTTGGCATTATGAAGTCTGAATTACTATATTTGAAGAAATTTAAGAGCATCAGTGAGTTTAAAAAGGAACTGACAGAATACATCGAGTATTATAATAATGAGAGAATCAAACTTAAATTAAAAGGAAAGAGCCCGGTAAAATACCGAACTCTATACACTTGA
- a CDS encoding cytochrome c biogenesis protein ResB, producing the protein MEQEQRKMWQFPWRYKESIAFVAGFAFIGFMLQITVGKFDFYLLQAPVNLILGGAVIAFLILLSFARKSAFYQWISGVPFSVTLIAALLVLGLIMGLTPQFARLDPHDKDIFTVLGFRQVTSSWPFVLIYFLTLISLGSLIVRRLVAFRKQDYAFYFNHIGLWILLFAAGLGAADIKRYVMHVREGEVEWRVYSENKDVLELPIAIQLNDFEMEEYPPKLTIIDRESGESQPKNKPDYFQIDEKRPNGTLDKWDIRLEEYIHQAVRNSDSTYQAVPMPGSSPAAKVSAKNIQTGEMRKGWVCGGNMAQLYMTLPLDSQYCIVMTQPEPKRFLSDIDVFMEDGSEQHAVLEVNKPLRIGSWTIYQYGYDNQAGRMSTYSSMELVYDPWLYPVYAGIILLAIGSICLLWSGNKKRKAEDDLG; encoded by the coding sequence ATGGAACAAGAACAACGTAAGATGTGGCAATTCCCGTGGCGGTACAAAGAAAGTATCGCTTTTGTGGCAGGTTTTGCCTTCATTGGTTTTATGCTTCAGATTACAGTCGGAAAGTTTGACTTTTATCTGCTACAGGCTCCGGTCAACCTTATCCTCGGTGGCGCGGTAATAGCATTTCTCATATTACTCTCATTCGCCCGAAAAAGCGCTTTTTACCAATGGATCTCCGGTGTTCCGTTTTCAGTAACCCTCATTGCTGCGCTGTTGGTATTGGGGCTGATAATGGGACTTACTCCGCAATTCGCGCGTCTCGATCCTCACGATAAAGATATATTTACGGTGCTTGGATTCAGGCAGGTAACAAGCAGCTGGCCTTTCGTGCTGATATATTTCCTTACGCTGATTTCCTTAGGTTCACTGATTGTAAGAAGGCTGGTCGCTTTCCGCAAGCAGGATTATGCTTTCTATTTCAATCATATAGGGCTCTGGATTCTCCTTTTTGCCGCAGGGCTGGGAGCCGCCGATATAAAGAGATATGTAATGCATGTCCGCGAAGGTGAAGTGGAATGGCGTGTCTACAGCGAAAACAAAGACGTGCTGGAACTTCCCATCGCCATACAGCTCAACGATTTCGAGATGGAAGAATACCCGCCCAAACTCACAATCATAGACAGGGAAAGCGGCGAATCACAGCCTAAAAACAAACCTGATTATTTCCAGATAGACGAAAAGAGGCCTAACGGCACACTCGATAAATGGGATATCAGACTTGAAGAATATATCCATCAGGCAGTACGCAACAGCGACAGTACTTATCAGGCTGTGCCTATGCCCGGCTCCAGTCCGGCAGCAAAAGTATCGGCAAAAAACATACAAACAGGCGAAATGCGTAAAGGATGGGTATGCGGAGGCAATATGGCACAGTTATATATGACATTACCTCTCGACTCTCAATATTGTATTGTAATGACACAACCCGAGCCAAAGAGATTCCTGTCGGACATAGATGTATTTATGGAAGACGGAAGCGAACAGCACGCGGTTCTGGAAGTAAATAAACCTTTAAGAATAGGCAGTTGGACTATCTACCAGTACGGATATGACAATCAGGCCGGCAGAATGTCCACATACAGCAGCATGGAACTGGTATACGACCCGTGGCTCTATCCTGTCTATGCCGGGATTATCTTATTAGCTATAGGATCGATATGTTTATTATGGTCGGGAAACAAAAAAAGAAAGGCGGAAGATGACTTGGGATGA
- a CDS encoding helix-turn-helix domain-containing protein has protein sequence MKTFLRVEICPIRDILSRLGDKWSLLVLTTLSVNGTMRFSDVQKSIGDISQRMLTVTLRSLEADGLVVRTIYPEVPPRVEYCLTESANGLMPHLNNLVDWAVKNMADIAEERQMYKKKKQL, from the coding sequence ATGAAAACTTTTCTTCGGGTCGAAATATGTCCTATCAGGGATATTCTGAGCAGGCTTGGCGACAAATGGTCGTTACTTGTGCTTACAACATTGAGTGTAAACGGCACAATGCGTTTCAGTGATGTTCAAAAATCGATAGGAGATATATCGCAACGGATGCTAACGGTAACTTTACGCTCTTTAGAAGCAGACGGACTTGTTGTAAGAACTATTTATCCGGAAGTACCTCCACGGGTAGAATATTGTCTTACAGAATCGGCAAACGGGCTTATGCCTCATTTAAACAACCTTGTGGATTGGGCTGTAAAGAACATGGCTGATATTGCTGAAGAAAGGCAGATGTATAAAAAGAAAAAGCAATTGTAA
- a CDS encoding 4Fe-4S binding protein — MKRTIIKIDEELCDGCGACVSGCHEGALQLINDKAVMISDLYCDGLGACIGECHAGAITLEEREAEPYDEYAVMERMLPKGEKVILAHLNHLKEHEEYELLHQGLEYLKKHNVKVNFPAENKQNSITQDKPACGCPGSMMQEIKRPAPSGFTMAAPVIVQPSELRQFPVQLHLLNPNAGFLRGANLLLAADCTAFASGEFHSRFLKGKALAIACPKLDSNTQSYIDKLVEMIDVAKIDTLTVLVMEVPCCGGLVRIAQMAREEAKRNVPVKVIVLSVQGDVKKEEWI, encoded by the coding sequence ATGAAAAGAACGATCATAAAAATAGATGAGGAGCTATGTGACGGTTGTGGTGCCTGCGTATCAGGTTGCCACGAAGGAGCTTTGCAGCTTATCAATGACAAAGCCGTTATGATTAGTGATCTCTATTGCGACGGTCTCGGTGCCTGCATAGGTGAATGCCATGCTGGTGCTATTACACTCGAAGAACGTGAAGCTGAACCCTATGATGAGTATGCTGTGATGGAACGCATGCTCCCGAAAGGGGAGAAGGTAATACTCGCTCACCTGAACCATCTGAAAGAGCATGAGGAGTACGAACTATTGCATCAGGGATTAGAGTATCTGAAAAAGCATAATGTGAAAGTGAACTTTCCTGCCGAAAATAAACAAAACTCAATTACGCAGGACAAACCCGCTTGCGGCTGTCCGGGCAGCATGATGCAGGAGATTAAAAGGCCTGCCCCATCCGGATTCACGATGGCTGCGCCTGTGATAGTACAACCATCCGAACTGAGACAATTTCCTGTACAGCTTCATTTACTAAATCCGAATGCCGGATTTCTTCGAGGAGCCAATCTGTTACTGGCTGCCGATTGTACAGCGTTTGCCAGTGGCGAGTTCCATAGCCGTTTCCTAAAAGGTAAGGCTCTTGCTATTGCTTGCCCTAAGCTAGATAGCAATACTCAGTCTTATATAGACAAGTTGGTTGAGATGATTGATGTCGCTAAAATAGATACTTTAACGGTACTTGTTATGGAAGTTCCATGCTGCGGAGGACTGGTTCGGATAGCACAGATGGCAAGGGAAGAGGCTAAGAGGAATGTACCAGTGAAAGTAATTGTACTTTCGGTGCAGGGCGATGTGAAAAAAGAAGAATGGATATAA
- the ccsA gene encoding cytochrome c biogenesis protein CcsA gives MTWDEFLWFAIPAMICWISAGVLVYKCKKTFILEGLMIAGIVIFAAFIIGLWIGQERPPLRTIGETRLWYSFFLATVGYFTYKHWKYKWLLSFSSLVACVFVCVNIFKPEIHSTNLMPALQSYWFVPHVTVYILSYAMLGAATIAAIIQLVNLKKDRLDDNLYKLMDNVVYIGFGFLILGMLMGAVWAKEAWGHYWSWDPKETWAFITSAGYLVYIHMRLQKYHVKFVLWMLPIAFVLLMITWIGVNYLPAAQNSIHVYSN, from the coding sequence ATGACTTGGGATGAATTTCTTTGGTTTGCAATACCTGCAATGATTTGCTGGATAAGCGCAGGAGTACTGGTGTATAAATGTAAGAAAACATTTATCTTAGAAGGATTGATGATAGCCGGTATCGTTATTTTCGCCGCGTTTATCATTGGATTGTGGATAGGACAGGAACGCCCTCCGCTCCGTACAATAGGTGAAACCCGGTTATGGTACTCATTCTTTCTGGCAACAGTTGGTTATTTTACATACAAGCACTGGAAATATAAATGGCTGTTGTCATTCTCCAGCCTGGTCGCCTGTGTTTTTGTCTGTGTAAATATATTCAAGCCGGAAATACATTCGACCAATCTGATGCCTGCCCTCCAAAGCTATTGGTTTGTGCCGCACGTCACAGTCTATATTTTATCCTATGCCATGCTTGGGGCTGCGACCATCGCTGCTATTATTCAGTTGGTAAATCTGAAAAAAGACAGGCTGGATGATAACCTGTACAAGCTGATGGATAATGTTGTTTATATCGGTTTCGGTTTCCTCATACTGGGAATGCTCATGGGAGCAGTATGGGCAAAGGAGGCATGGGGACACTACTGGTCGTGGGACCCGAAAGAGACATGGGCGTTTATTACATCAGCAGGATATTTAGTCTATATCCATATGCGGCTGCAAAAATATCATGTCAAGTTTGTTTTATGGATGCTGCCAATTGCGTTTGTTTTACTTATGATTACCTGGATTGGCGTCAATTATCTCCCTGCTGCACAGAATAGTATTCATGTTTATTCAAATTGA
- a CDS encoding DJ-1/PfpI family protein, whose product MAKKVAVLVVNPVNGAGLFQYLEAFFENSIPYKTFAVAETTSVKTNSGINLQTDDVVANLKGHENEYDALVFACGDAIPEFAKNAEKQFNQDMLVVMKNFSEQDKILIGHCAAALLFDNLGIGNGKKVALHPFVKSMVKGCVGTDEKSVIDGNVYTAQTEDAIPSLIPGLLKALM is encoded by the coding sequence ATGGCAAAAAAGGTTGCAGTATTAGTAGTAAACCCTGTGAACGGGGCAGGATTGTTTCAGTATCTGGAAGCATTTTTCGAAAATAGTATTCCTTATAAAACATTTGCGGTAGCAGAAACTACAAGTGTGAAAACTAATTCGGGTATTAATTTGCAAACGGATGATGTGGTTGCTAATCTCAAAGGACACGAAAATGAATACGATGCGTTGGTCTTCGCTTGTGGTGATGCAATACCCGAATTTGCAAAGAATGCAGAGAAACAGTTCAATCAGGATATGCTGGTTGTGATGAAGAACTTTAGCGAACAAGATAAGATTTTGATAGGCCATTGTGCTGCCGCATTACTTTTCGATAATCTCGGAATCGGAAATGGGAAAAAGGTAGCTTTACACCCGTTTGTCAAATCGATGGTTAAAGGATGTGTCGGTACAGACGAAAAATCTGTCATTGACGGGAATGTATATACGGCTCAAACCGAAGATGCAATTCCTTCCCTTATCCCGGGCTTGCTGAAAGCCTTAATGTAA
- a CDS encoding Crp/Fnr family transcriptional regulator: MDLTALKKIPLFRSIHEAEIEMIFSELKITETEFRKGEILALQDELCNRLIILLSGSVKGEMTDPSGKIVKVEDIYAPSPLAILFLFGPDNRFPVQAIAREDVTALVIPKQSVLRMLSMNQTLLKNYLDISADFASRLSKKLHFMSFRTIRQKLAVYILNLSKIKQEDTIELDKTKSALAEYFGVSRQSLERELTNMQHDGLITSDKRKITITDKNRLIHIVRF; this comes from the coding sequence ATGGATTTAACAGCATTAAAAAAGATTCCGCTTTTTCGTTCGATACATGAAGCAGAAATAGAAATGATATTTTCGGAACTGAAAATAACCGAGACAGAATTTAGAAAAGGAGAGATCCTAGCCCTACAGGACGAACTATGCAACAGGCTCATCATACTCCTTTCGGGCAGTGTAAAGGGTGAAATGACTGATCCGTCAGGTAAGATTGTAAAAGTAGAGGATATATATGCGCCAAGCCCTCTGGCCATCCTGTTCCTATTCGGTCCCGACAACCGTTTTCCTGTTCAGGCAATAGCACGGGAAGATGTCACTGCATTGGTGATACCAAAACAATCGGTGCTCAGAATGCTGAGTATGAACCAGACTCTATTAAAAAATTATCTGGATATATCTGCCGACTTCGCATCCCGGTTAAGTAAGAAGCTCCATTTTATGTCTTTCAGGACTATCCGTCAGAAGCTGGCTGTATATATACTTAACTTATCGAAAATAAAACAAGAGGATACCATAGAACTGGATAAAACCAAAAGTGCATTAGCCGAGTATTTCGGGGTATCCCGCCAGTCATTAGAACGAGAACTGACCAATATGCAACATGACGGACTGATAACATCCGATAAAAGAAAAATTACAATAACGGATAAAAACAGATTGATTCATATTGTCCGTTTTTAA